In a single window of the Micromonospora sp. WMMD1155 genome:
- a CDS encoding biotin carboxylase N-terminal domain-containing protein: MIERLLVANRGEIARRVFATCRALGVETVAVHSDADASAPFVAEADLAVRLPGHTPAETYLRVDLILDAARRAGADAVHPGYGFLAENAEFAAAVTDAGLTWVGPPAKVIAAMGDKLAAKSLLADAGVPMLPSWTDVDEVTDFPVLVKASAGGGGRGMRIVRDAEELAEAVASARREAAAAFGDGTVFIERYVERGRHVEVQIFGDTHGTVNVLGARECSIQRRHQKIIEEAPGDLPPGLHDRLYETAMAAGLAVGYVGAGTIEFLLAPSGEFFFLEMNTRLQVEHPVTELVTPGGLDLVRMQLLVAEGEPLPAHHHYPANRGYAIEVRLCAEEPAQGWRPATGTLHRFDVPGVLREFGWFQRAGLRLDSGVAAGSVVGVHYDSLLAKVIAVAPTRSEAARALAGALARAELHGVATNRDLLVRVLRSPEFAAGEIDTGFLDRHPEVFAPLLPADQLPVTALAAALASAAGRRAASGVLGGLPSGWRNVPAVPQVIRFGGPDGEIEVRYRLDRTGGLAEWSTDPSAADATVALVEATADRVVLDVDGVRRPYRVHLVGSTVFVDGPDGAASLTELPRLPPPTAEVAAGSLLAPLPGAVTRVHVQVGQRVAAGEPLLTLEAMKLEHPVLAPTDGVVAELPVPVGGQVRTGAVLAVVTTEEDPR; this comes from the coding sequence ATGATCGAACGCTTGCTCGTCGCCAACCGGGGGGAGATCGCGCGTCGGGTCTTCGCCACCTGTCGGGCGCTGGGTGTGGAGACGGTCGCCGTGCACTCGGACGCGGACGCGTCGGCACCGTTCGTCGCCGAGGCCGATCTGGCGGTCCGGCTGCCCGGGCACACTCCGGCCGAGACGTACCTGCGGGTCGACCTGATCCTGGACGCGGCCCGGCGCGCCGGCGCGGACGCGGTCCACCCCGGTTACGGGTTCCTCGCCGAGAACGCCGAGTTCGCGGCGGCGGTGACCGATGCCGGGCTGACCTGGGTCGGTCCACCGGCCAAGGTGATCGCCGCGATGGGCGACAAGCTGGCCGCGAAGTCGCTGCTGGCCGACGCGGGCGTGCCGATGCTGCCGAGCTGGACCGACGTCGACGAGGTCACCGACTTCCCGGTGTTGGTGAAGGCGTCCGCCGGTGGCGGTGGGCGGGGCATGCGGATCGTCCGGGACGCCGAGGAGCTGGCCGAGGCCGTCGCGTCCGCGCGCCGCGAGGCGGCTGCGGCGTTCGGCGACGGCACGGTCTTCATCGAGCGGTACGTCGAACGCGGCCGACACGTCGAGGTGCAGATCTTCGGCGACACGCACGGAACGGTGAACGTGCTCGGCGCCCGGGAGTGTTCGATCCAACGCCGACACCAGAAGATCATCGAGGAGGCACCGGGGGACCTCCCACCGGGGCTGCATGACCGGCTGTACGAGACGGCCATGGCGGCCGGACTGGCGGTCGGCTACGTGGGGGCCGGCACCATCGAGTTCCTGCTGGCACCGAGCGGCGAGTTCTTCTTCCTCGAGATGAACACCCGGCTCCAGGTGGAGCACCCGGTCACCGAACTGGTCACCCCGGGCGGGCTGGACCTGGTCCGGATGCAGTTGCTGGTGGCCGAGGGCGAGCCGCTGCCCGCACACCACCACTACCCCGCCAACCGCGGCTACGCGATCGAGGTGCGGCTGTGCGCCGAGGAGCCGGCGCAGGGTTGGCGACCGGCCACCGGCACCCTGCACCGCTTCGACGTGCCCGGGGTGCTTCGCGAGTTCGGCTGGTTCCAACGGGCGGGCCTGCGGCTCGACTCCGGTGTGGCGGCCGGCTCGGTGGTGGGCGTGCACTACGACTCGCTGCTCGCCAAGGTGATCGCCGTGGCACCGACCCGGTCGGAGGCTGCCCGGGCGTTGGCGGGCGCGCTGGCCCGGGCCGAGCTGCACGGGGTGGCCACCAACCGCGATCTGCTGGTCCGGGTGCTGCGCAGCCCCGAGTTCGCGGCCGGCGAGATCGACACCGGCTTCCTCGACCGGCACCCGGAGGTCTTCGCGCCGCTGCTCCCCGCCGACCAGCTCCCGGTCACCGCCCTCGCGGCGGCGCTCGCCTCGGCCGCCGGCCGTCGCGCCGCGTCCGGGGTGCTCGGCGGGCTGCCGTCAGGGTGGCGCAACGTGCCGGCAGTCCCGCAGGTCATCCGGTTCGGCGGGCCGGACGGCGAGATCGAGGTCCGCTACCGGCTGGACCGGACGGGCGGCCTCGCCGAATGGTCCACCGACCCGTCGGCCGCCGACGCCACTGTGGCACTCGTCGAGGCGACAGCGGATCGGGTGGTGCTCGACGTCGACGGGGTTCGGCGCCCGTACCGCGTACACCTCGTGGGGTCGACGGTCTTCGTGGACGGCCCGGACGGGGCGGCGAGCCTGACCGAGCTGCCGCGCCTCCCACCGCCCACCGCGGAGGTGGCGGCCGGGTCGCTGCTCGCGCCGCTGCCCGGCGCGGTGACCCGGGTGCACGTCCAGGTCGGCCAGCGGGTCGCGGCCGGCGAACCACTGCTCACGCTGGAAGCGATGAAGCTGGAACATCCCGTGCTCGCCCCGACCGACGGTGTCGTCGCCGAGCTTCCGGTGCCCGTCGGCGGTCAGGTCCGGACGGGCGCCGTGCTGGCTGTGGTCACCACCGAGGAGGACCCCCGATGA
- a CDS encoding acyclic terpene utilization AtuA family protein yields MIRIGNASGFYGDRFTAWQEMLDGGELDVLTGDYLAELTMLILARDRLRDPDLGYAKTFLRQLETCLGTALDRGVRIVTNAGGLNPAGLAAAVDALATRLGLPAKVGYVEGDTIQRPDALSANAYLGAFGIAACLDGGADVVVTGRVTDASLVVGPAIARYGWSRDDLDRLAGATVAGHLLECGAQVTGGNFSFFTELPDGGHRPGFPVAEVHADGSTVLTKHAGTGGAVTVETVTAQLLYEIGGPAYLGPDVVTRLDTVALSPDGPDRVRVSGVRGTPPPPTLKVGVNNLGGFRNSMTFVLCGLDVEAKAALVRGQVEEAVGADGLEFTLARTDHPDAADTESASALLHVHLRHGDKARAGRAFSAAAVELALASYPGCTLTTLPGDATPYGVFTADEVPQEAVAHVAVLPGGERMSIAPPSRTAPTTEDETTAGGDVTADGPTRRGVLGELVGARSGDKGGDANLGVWARNDAAYAWLRGWLTVARLAELLPETAPLSVRRYELPNLRAVNFVIEGLLGAGVAASTRFDPQAKALGELLRARIVDLPADVPTGPTAATATTGVAR; encoded by the coding sequence GTGATCCGCATCGGCAACGCCTCGGGCTTCTACGGCGATCGGTTCACCGCCTGGCAGGAGATGCTCGACGGCGGCGAACTGGACGTGCTGACCGGTGACTACCTGGCCGAGTTGACCATGCTGATTCTCGCCCGGGACCGGCTGCGCGACCCCGATCTGGGCTACGCGAAGACGTTCCTGCGCCAACTGGAGACCTGCCTCGGCACCGCCCTGGACCGTGGGGTGCGGATCGTGACCAATGCCGGCGGGTTGAACCCGGCCGGCCTGGCCGCCGCCGTCGACGCCCTCGCCACCCGGCTGGGCCTGCCCGCGAAGGTGGGGTACGTCGAGGGCGACACGATCCAACGACCGGACGCGTTGAGCGCCAACGCCTACCTCGGCGCGTTCGGCATCGCCGCCTGCCTCGACGGCGGCGCGGACGTGGTGGTCACCGGCCGGGTCACCGACGCGTCGCTGGTGGTCGGCCCGGCCATCGCCCGGTACGGGTGGAGCCGCGACGATCTCGACCGGTTGGCCGGGGCGACAGTCGCGGGGCACCTCCTCGAATGCGGCGCGCAGGTAACCGGAGGGAACTTCAGCTTCTTCACCGAACTGCCCGACGGCGGGCACCGGCCCGGGTTCCCGGTCGCCGAGGTGCACGCCGACGGCTCGACGGTGCTCACCAAGCATGCCGGCACCGGTGGCGCGGTCACCGTGGAGACGGTCACCGCGCAACTGCTCTACGAGATCGGCGGGCCCGCGTACCTGGGGCCGGACGTGGTCACCCGACTGGACACGGTGGCGCTGAGCCCGGACGGGCCGGATCGGGTCCGGGTCTCCGGCGTCCGGGGCACCCCGCCGCCGCCCACCCTGAAGGTGGGCGTGAACAACCTCGGCGGCTTCCGCAACTCGATGACGTTCGTCCTCTGCGGCCTCGACGTCGAGGCGAAGGCGGCGCTGGTACGCGGGCAGGTCGAGGAGGCGGTCGGCGCGGACGGTTTGGAGTTCACGCTGGCCCGGACCGACCATCCGGACGCCGCCGACACCGAGTCGGCCAGCGCTCTGCTGCACGTACACCTGCGCCACGGCGACAAGGCGCGAGCCGGGCGGGCCTTCTCGGCCGCCGCGGTGGAGCTGGCCCTGGCCTCGTACCCGGGCTGCACGCTGACCACACTGCCCGGCGACGCGACACCGTACGGCGTCTTCACCGCCGACGAGGTGCCACAGGAGGCGGTGGCTCACGTCGCGGTGCTGCCCGGCGGCGAGCGCATGTCGATCGCCCCGCCGAGCCGTACCGCTCCCACGACGGAGGACGAGACGACAGCGGGCGGGGACGTGACGGCCGACGGCCCGACCCGGCGGGGGGTCCTCGGCGAGCTGGTGGGCGCGCGCTCCGGGGACAAGGGCGGGGATGCCAACCTGGGCGTCTGGGCGCGCAACGACGCCGCGTACGCGTGGCTGCGCGGCTGGTTGACCGTGGCGCGCCTGGCCGAGCTGCTGCCGGAGACCGCGCCGCTGTCGGTGCGGCGCTACGAGTTGCCGAACCTGCGCGCGGTCAACTTCGTGATCGAGGGCCTGCTCGGTGCGGGAGTGGCCGCGTCCACCCGGTTCGATCCGCAGGCCAAGGCGCTGGGGGAGCTGCTGCGCGCCCGGATCGTCGACCTACCGGCCGACGTGCCGACCGGGCCGACCGCAGCGACCGCGACCACCGGGGTGGCCCGATGA
- a CDS encoding serine/threonine-protein kinase: MTDTPRGGLPVPIVPGLTDLRVFARGGYATVYQATQISVGREVAVKVENRTLDSERDQARFLREARAAGRMSSHPHVVDLFDVGVTVDQHPYLIMELCDGSYAERMRTSPLGPVEARDLGMKIADALAHSHAAGVLHRDVKPANILYSHFNSAVLADFGLAVLAEHRDASVTLEVLTPAYAPPEMFSHSPPSPAVDVYALCATLYAVMHGRPPRWQSERNPSLVTVLEMFNQPLPSLPGVPDELIEVLRLGMANDPAERPSAVELHDLLANLPLGPPSAPVSGAPVSGGAALSGSYAVTRPVPRPAIEDTQQAVPSGRRWRRWFLGGAGVLALAASATAGAWVADRAAVPTPSPSVTQVAAPATGPLPGCATGSGAPTALPEGARCLPELECFGPVRIRGNRAEAARLPCAGRHTWETYAEGILPVSLVGADYDEVIAAAPVQQVCSAATFRLTTGIAEPSGWHLEVLPPVDGSVDRSYRCLAGRGVDALAAPTLTGRR; the protein is encoded by the coding sequence GTGACGGACACCCCGAGAGGCGGCTTGCCGGTTCCGATCGTGCCCGGCCTGACCGATTTGCGGGTTTTTGCCCGTGGTGGTTACGCGACCGTCTACCAGGCCACCCAGATCTCGGTGGGTCGTGAGGTCGCCGTCAAGGTGGAGAACCGGACGCTGGACAGCGAGCGGGATCAGGCCCGCTTCCTGCGCGAGGCGCGGGCAGCCGGCCGGATGTCGTCGCACCCCCACGTGGTCGACCTCTTCGACGTCGGGGTCACCGTCGACCAGCACCCCTACCTGATCATGGAACTCTGCGACGGCTCGTACGCCGAACGGATGCGTACCTCACCGCTGGGCCCGGTGGAGGCCCGTGACCTCGGCATGAAGATCGCCGACGCGTTGGCGCACTCGCACGCGGCCGGGGTGCTGCACCGCGACGTCAAGCCGGCCAACATCCTCTACTCGCACTTCAACTCGGCGGTGCTCGCGGACTTCGGGCTGGCGGTGCTCGCCGAGCACCGCGACGCCTCGGTCACGCTGGAGGTGCTCACCCCGGCGTACGCGCCACCGGAGATGTTCAGCCACAGCCCGCCGTCACCGGCCGTCGACGTGTACGCGCTCTGCGCCACCCTCTACGCGGTGATGCACGGCCGGCCGCCCCGCTGGCAGTCCGAGCGCAACCCGAGCCTGGTGACCGTGCTGGAGATGTTCAACCAGCCGCTCCCCTCGCTGCCCGGGGTGCCGGACGAGCTGATCGAGGTCCTGCGCCTCGGCATGGCCAACGACCCCGCCGAGCGTCCCTCCGCCGTGGAGTTGCACGACCTCCTCGCGAACCTGCCCCTCGGGCCGCCGTCGGCACCCGTCAGCGGTGCCCCGGTCAGTGGCGGCGCGGCCCTCTCCGGCTCGTACGCGGTCACTCGGCCGGTGCCCCGCCCGGCGATCGAGGACACCCAGCAGGCGGTGCCCAGCGGTCGGCGCTGGCGGCGTTGGTTCCTCGGCGGCGCGGGCGTGCTCGCGCTCGCCGCCTCGGCCACCGCCGGGGCCTGGGTCGCCGACCGGGCGGCGGTGCCCACCCCGAGCCCGTCGGTCACCCAGGTCGCCGCACCGGCGACCGGCCCCCTGCCCGGCTGCGCCACCGGCTCCGGTGCGCCGACGGCCCTGCCCGAGGGCGCCCGCTGCCTGCCCGAGCTGGAGTGCTTCGGCCCGGTACGGATCCGCGGCAACCGCGCGGAGGCGGCCCGGCTGCCCTGCGCCGGCCGGCACACCTGGGAGACGTACGCCGAGGGCATCCTGCCGGTGTCGCTGGTCGGTGCCGACTACGACGAGGTGATCGCCGCCGCCCCGGTGCAGCAGGTGTGCAGTGCCGCGACGTTCCGGTTGACCACCGGGATCGCCGAGCCGAGCGGCTGGCACCTGGAGGTGCTACCGCCGGTCGACGGCAGCGTCGACCGGTCGTACCGGTGTCTGGCCGGTCGGGGCGTGGACGCGCTCGCCGCGCCCACGCTCACCGGCCGCCGCTGA
- a CDS encoding acyl-CoA dehydrogenase, with translation MTFDLTPEQDQLRDAVRALGRRYGHGYFVEKAKAGEHTTELWAEAGRLGYLGVNIPTEYGGGGGGITELAIVCEELAAAGCPLLLLVVSPAIAATVLTRHGTEEQRKRHLPGLADGSQKIVFAITEPEAGSNFHRLGTVARRDGDGWLLNGRKCYISGVDEAGHVLVVARVAVGDGPAGSGDTSQQRLKPALFLVPTDVAGLTRSKLDMEIVSPENQFLLYLDDVRVPADALLGESLDAGLPALFAGLNPERITVAAMGAGTGRYAIERAGEYTATRKVWGGRSIGSHQGVSHPLAHAAVQVELARLMIQKAATLYDAGRDLEAGVSGNMAKYAAGEAAALAVDTAVQVLGGAGMTTEYGVATLLGAVRAGRIAPVSREMILNFVAQHVLGQEKSY, from the coding sequence ATGACCTTCGACCTCACCCCCGAGCAGGACCAGCTACGCGACGCCGTGCGGGCGTTGGGCCGCCGCTACGGCCACGGTTACTTCGTCGAGAAGGCGAAGGCCGGCGAGCACACCACCGAACTCTGGGCCGAGGCCGGCCGGCTCGGCTACCTGGGGGTCAACATCCCCACCGAGTACGGCGGTGGGGGCGGCGGCATCACCGAGCTGGCGATCGTCTGCGAGGAGCTGGCGGCGGCCGGCTGCCCGCTGCTGCTGCTGGTGGTCTCCCCCGCCATCGCGGCGACGGTGCTGACCCGGCACGGCACCGAGGAGCAGCGCAAACGGCACCTGCCCGGTCTCGCGGACGGCTCTCAGAAAATCGTGTTCGCGATCACCGAGCCGGAGGCCGGTTCCAACTTCCACCGGCTCGGCACTGTCGCCCGCCGCGACGGTGACGGTTGGCTGCTCAACGGCCGCAAGTGCTACATCTCCGGTGTCGACGAGGCCGGTCACGTGCTGGTGGTGGCCCGCGTCGCCGTCGGTGACGGCCCAGCCGGCTCAGGGGACACGTCTCAGCAGAGACTGAAGCCGGCGCTCTTCCTGGTGCCCACCGACGTGGCCGGGTTGACCAGGTCCAAGCTGGACATGGAGATCGTGTCCCCGGAGAACCAGTTCCTGCTCTACCTGGACGACGTGCGGGTGCCTGCCGACGCGCTGCTCGGTGAGTCGCTGGACGCCGGGCTGCCGGCGCTCTTCGCCGGGCTCAACCCGGAGCGGATCACGGTGGCGGCGATGGGTGCCGGCACCGGCCGGTACGCCATCGAACGGGCCGGCGAGTACACCGCCACCCGGAAGGTCTGGGGTGGCCGGAGCATCGGCTCCCACCAGGGCGTGTCACACCCGCTCGCCCATGCCGCGGTGCAGGTGGAGCTGGCCCGCCTCATGATCCAGAAGGCGGCCACCCTCTACGACGCGGGCCGCGACCTGGAGGCCGGGGTGTCCGGCAACATGGCCAAGTACGCGGCCGGGGAGGCCGCCGCGCTCGCCGTGGACACCGCAGTCCAGGTGCTCGGCGGGGCCGGCATGACCACCGAGTACGGGGTGGCGACACTGCTCGGCGCGGTACGGGCCGGTCGAATCGCCCCGGTCAGTCGGGAGATGATCCTCAACTTCGTGGCCCAGCACGTGCTGGGCCAGGAGAAGTCCTACTGA
- a CDS encoding acyl-CoA dehydrogenase family protein yields the protein MSIVDTPERRQLRELTRAFVTREVVPHLDDWERAGEVPRALHATAAKLGLLGIGFPESVGGSGGDLLDSIIVTEELIRSGGSSGLVAALFTHGIALPHMVAAAGAHTGGSLGGRLGGTTSPGDDGLIERYVRPTLAGTMIGALAITEPDGGSDVAGIRTTARRDGDHYVVNGSKTYITSGHRADFVTTAVCTDFPGSGELTLLVIDKGLPGFTVGRRLEKLGWHCSDTAELSFVDVRVPVTNRIGAENTGFLAIMQHFAAERLSLATQAYATAQRCVELAVRWCRDRETFGRPLASRQLIRHRLAEMHTRAEAARSYVHEVANRVAVGEPVVTEVAMAKNVAVAACDYVVDQALQLHGGFGYLRDAEVERHYRDSRILGIGGGTTEIMNEIIAKGMGL from the coding sequence ATGAGCATCGTGGACACGCCGGAGCGGCGGCAGCTGCGGGAGCTGACCCGGGCCTTCGTGACCCGCGAGGTGGTGCCGCACCTGGACGACTGGGAGCGGGCCGGTGAGGTGCCCCGGGCGCTGCACGCCACCGCCGCGAAGCTCGGACTGCTCGGCATCGGCTTCCCCGAGTCGGTCGGCGGCAGTGGCGGTGACCTGCTCGACTCGATCATCGTGACCGAGGAGCTGATCCGCTCGGGTGGCTCGTCCGGGCTGGTGGCGGCCCTGTTCACGCACGGCATCGCGTTGCCGCACATGGTCGCGGCGGCCGGCGCTCACACCGGAGGGTCGCTGGGCGGCCGGCTCGGCGGCACCACGTCCCCGGGTGACGACGGCCTGATCGAGCGGTACGTCCGGCCGACCCTGGCCGGCACGATGATCGGCGCGCTGGCGATCACCGAACCGGACGGCGGTTCCGACGTGGCCGGCATCCGCACCACGGCCCGCCGGGACGGCGACCACTACGTGGTGAACGGGTCGAAGACGTACATCACCAGCGGGCACCGGGCCGACTTCGTGACCACCGCGGTCTGCACCGACTTTCCCGGCAGCGGCGAGCTGACCCTGCTGGTCATCGACAAGGGGCTGCCCGGGTTCACCGTGGGACGCCGGTTGGAGAAGTTGGGCTGGCACTGCTCGGACACGGCCGAGCTGTCGTTCGTCGACGTCCGGGTGCCGGTGACGAACCGGATCGGGGCGGAGAACACCGGCTTCCTGGCGATCATGCAGCACTTCGCCGCGGAGCGGTTGTCGCTGGCCACCCAGGCGTACGCGACCGCGCAGCGCTGCGTCGAGCTGGCGGTGCGCTGGTGCCGGGACCGGGAGACCTTCGGGCGTCCACTGGCCAGCCGGCAGTTGATCCGACACCGGTTGGCCGAGATGCACACGCGGGCCGAGGCCGCCCGGTCGTACGTGCACGAGGTGGCCAACCGGGTCGCCGTCGGCGAGCCGGTGGTGACCGAGGTGGCGATGGCGAAGAACGTGGCGGTGGCGGCCTGCGACTACGTCGTCGACCAGGCGTTGCAACTGCACGGCGGCTTCGGTTACCTGCGCGACGCGGAGGTGGAGCGGCACTACCGCGACTCGCGGATCCTCGGCATCGGCGGCGGCACCACCGAGATCATGAACGAGATCATCGCGAAGGGCATGGGCCTATGA
- a CDS encoding carboxyl transferase domain-containing protein: MSILDSAIDPTAPGYAANRAALSERLAELDAALDQARAGGGEKYVSRHHARGKLLPRERIELLVDADSPFLELSPVAAFGTDFPVGASVVTGIGVVEGVECLIVANDPTVRGGAVNPWSLAKTRRAGEIALANRLPMVNLVESAGADLPTQAEIFIPGGRVFRDLTRLSAAGIPTVSVVFGNATAGGAYVPGMSDHVIMIRDRSQVYLAGPPLVRMATGEVTDDESLGGAEMHAGTSGLADHLAEDERDGIRLARQCVRRLNWRKQGPSPRTAVPQPPKYDPEELLGITSADLKVPFDPREVLARILDGSEFDEFKPAYGGALVTGWGELHGYPVGVLANARGVLFSEEAQKAAQFIQLANASDTPLIFLQNTTGYMVGTEYEQRGIIKHGALMINAVSNSTVPHLTVNLGASYGAGNYGMCGRAYEPRFLFTWPNAKSAVMGPAQLAGVLSIVARQAAAARGRDYDEESDAAMRMMVEQQIESQSGALFLSGRLYDDGVIDPRDTRTVLGLCLSAIHSGPVKGADGYGIFRM, translated from the coding sequence ATGAGCATCCTGGACAGCGCGATCGACCCGACGGCGCCCGGGTACGCGGCGAACCGGGCTGCCCTGTCGGAGCGGTTGGCCGAACTGGATGCCGCGCTGGACCAGGCTCGGGCGGGCGGCGGCGAGAAGTACGTGTCCCGGCACCACGCACGCGGCAAGTTGCTGCCCCGGGAACGCATCGAGTTGTTGGTGGACGCGGACAGCCCGTTCCTGGAGTTGTCGCCGGTCGCCGCGTTCGGCACGGACTTCCCGGTCGGGGCCAGCGTGGTCACCGGGATCGGGGTGGTCGAGGGGGTCGAGTGCCTGATCGTCGCGAACGACCCGACGGTACGCGGCGGCGCGGTCAACCCGTGGTCGCTCGCGAAGACCCGGCGGGCCGGTGAGATCGCGCTGGCCAACCGGCTACCGATGGTCAACCTGGTCGAGTCGGCCGGGGCGGACCTGCCCACCCAGGCGGAGATCTTCATCCCCGGTGGCCGGGTGTTCCGTGACCTGACCCGGCTCTCGGCGGCGGGTATTCCCACGGTCAGCGTGGTCTTCGGCAACGCCACGGCCGGTGGCGCGTACGTGCCGGGGATGTCCGATCACGTGATCATGATTCGGGACCGGTCGCAGGTCTACCTGGCCGGACCGCCGCTGGTGAGGATGGCGACCGGCGAGGTCACCGACGACGAGTCGTTGGGTGGCGCGGAGATGCACGCCGGCACGTCCGGGCTGGCCGACCATCTCGCCGAGGACGAGCGGGACGGCATCCGGCTGGCCCGGCAGTGCGTACGCCGACTGAACTGGCGCAAGCAGGGTCCGTCGCCGCGTACGGCGGTGCCGCAGCCGCCGAAGTACGACCCGGAGGAGCTGCTCGGCATCACCAGCGCCGATCTGAAGGTGCCGTTCGACCCGCGTGAGGTGCTGGCCCGGATCCTCGACGGCAGTGAGTTCGACGAGTTCAAACCGGCGTACGGGGGCGCGTTGGTCACCGGCTGGGGCGAGCTGCACGGCTACCCGGTGGGCGTGCTGGCCAACGCCCGAGGGGTGCTGTTCAGCGAGGAGGCGCAGAAGGCGGCCCAGTTCATCCAGCTCGCGAACGCCTCCGACACTCCGTTGATCTTCCTGCAGAACACCACCGGCTACATGGTCGGCACCGAGTACGAGCAGCGCGGCATCATCAAACACGGCGCGCTGATGATCAATGCGGTGTCCAACTCGACGGTGCCCCACCTGACGGTCAACCTGGGCGCCTCGTACGGGGCCGGCAACTACGGCATGTGTGGCCGCGCGTACGAGCCGAGGTTCCTGTTCACCTGGCCGAACGCGAAGTCGGCGGTGATGGGCCCGGCGCAGCTCGCCGGGGTGCTCTCCATCGTGGCCCGGCAGGCGGCCGCCGCCCGGGGGCGCGACTACGACGAGGAGTCCGACGCGGCGATGCGGATGATGGTCGAGCAGCAGATCGAGTCGCAGTCCGGCGCGTTGTTCCTGTCCGGCCGGCTCTACGACGACGGGGTGATCGACCCCAGGGACACCCGGACCGTCCTCGGGCTCTGCCTCTCGGCGATCCACAGCGGACCCGTCAAGGGTGCCGACGGCTACGGCATCTTCCGGATGTGA
- a CDS encoding transporter substrate-binding domain-containing protein — MNSGRSQSRLRSVASTLAVALTLVLAAAAGCDSRQEPDLPSVQEKMRETHIYGQSKLRIGVATNEPLMGDLRNGLHVGFDVEIAKYIAASLGYEGDQRLEFVSVATEDRIPSLQGGTVDLVVSSFSMTEERKKLVSFAGPYFVTTQEVMVPVRLKDSIRTIEDLRDPAYKVCTSGGSTTEAELEKHQVKTFVVKDVGDCVDGIRKGRYDAVSSDESILAGFLASYPKEFEIVDMPFGTSELLGIGVPIGDPALRDLVAFFLQKSYEQGRDGEASPWQTAYNRTLGPWLKAEKRQPQPLEVPKLVDFDDKAPAK; from the coding sequence ATGAACTCAGGCAGGTCGCAGTCCCGGCTCCGCTCGGTCGCGTCGACGCTGGCCGTCGCCCTCACCCTCGTCCTGGCCGCCGCCGCCGGCTGTGACAGCCGGCAGGAGCCCGACCTGCCCTCGGTGCAGGAGAAGATGCGCGAGACGCACATCTACGGCCAGTCCAAGCTGCGCATCGGTGTCGCCACGAACGAACCGTTGATGGGCGACCTACGGAACGGCCTGCACGTCGGCTTCGACGTCGAGATCGCCAAGTACATCGCCGCCTCCCTGGGCTACGAGGGGGACCAACGGCTGGAGTTCGTGTCGGTGGCCACCGAGGACCGGATCCCCTCGCTCCAAGGGGGCACCGTCGACCTCGTGGTCTCCAGCTTCTCCATGACCGAGGAGCGGAAGAAGCTGGTCAGCTTCGCCGGGCCGTACTTCGTCACCACCCAGGAGGTGATGGTGCCGGTACGCCTCAAGGACAGCATCCGCACCATCGAGGATCTGCGCGACCCGGCCTACAAGGTCTGCACCAGCGGTGGCTCCACCACCGAGGCCGAGCTGGAGAAACACCAGGTCAAGACGTTCGTGGTGAAGGACGTCGGCGACTGCGTCGACGGCATCCGCAAGGGCCGCTACGACGCGGTCAGCTCCGACGAGTCGATCCTCGCCGGTTTCCTGGCCAGCTACCCGAAGGAATTCGAGATCGTGGACATGCCGTTCGGCACCAGCGAGTTGCTGGGCATCGGCGTGCCGATCGGGGATCCCGCGCTGCGGGACCTTGTCGCGTTCTTCCTGCAGAAGAGTTACGAACAGGGGCGCGACGGCGAGGCCAGTCCCTGGCAGACCGCGTACAACCGGACCCTGGGCCCGTGGTTGAAGGCCGAGAAACGCCAGCCGCAACCGTTGGAGGTGCCGAAGCTCGTCGACTTCGACGACAAGGCGCCCGCGAAGTGA